The Saccharopolyspora gloriosae genome window below encodes:
- the fgd gene encoding glucose-6-phosphate dehydrogenase (coenzyme-F420): MSIKIGYKASAEQFAPRDLVEFAVQAEENGLDSVMVSDHFQPWRHNQGHAPFAMSWMSAVGERTSRIQMGTSVLTPTFRYEPAVVAQAFGTLGSLYPGRVMLGVGTGEALNETAVTAREWPEFKERFRRFREAIDLIRTLWTEDRVSYEGEYYRTSNATIYDRPEGGVPIYVAAGGPMVAKYAGRVGDGFICTSGKGMELYTDKLLPAVEAGAEAGGKNAADMEKMIEIKLSYDPDRERALQNTRFWAPLSLPAELKHSLADPEAMEKAGNDLPIEQVASRWIVASDPEEVLSEVKAYIDAGFDHLVFHAPGSDQTRFLESFSRDVAPRIRDLCA; this comes from the coding sequence ATGAGCATCAAGATCGGTTACAAGGCGTCCGCCGAGCAGTTCGCGCCGCGCGACCTGGTGGAGTTCGCCGTCCAGGCCGAGGAGAACGGCCTGGACAGCGTGATGGTCTCCGACCACTTCCAGCCGTGGCGCCACAACCAGGGGCACGCGCCGTTCGCGATGTCCTGGATGAGCGCGGTGGGGGAGCGGACCTCGCGCATCCAAATGGGCACCAGCGTGCTCACGCCGACATTCCGGTACGAGCCCGCCGTGGTGGCGCAGGCGTTCGGCACGCTCGGGTCGCTGTACCCGGGCCGGGTCATGCTCGGCGTCGGCACCGGTGAGGCGCTCAACGAGACCGCGGTGACCGCGCGCGAGTGGCCGGAGTTCAAGGAGCGGTTCCGTCGCTTCCGCGAGGCCATCGACCTCATTCGTACATTGTGGACGGAGGATCGGGTCAGCTACGAGGGCGAGTACTACCGCACCTCCAACGCGACGATCTACGACCGCCCCGAAGGCGGCGTGCCGATCTACGTGGCCGCCGGTGGCCCGATGGTCGCCAAGTACGCGGGCCGCGTCGGCGACGGCTTCATCTGCACCAGCGGCAAGGGCATGGAGCTCTACACCGACAAGCTGCTGCCCGCCGTCGAAGCCGGGGCGGAGGCCGGTGGCAAGAACGCCGCCGACATGGAGAAGATGATCGAGATCAAGCTCTCCTACGACCCCGACCGGGAACGCGCGCTGCAGAACACCCGCTTCTGGGCGCCGCTGTCGCTGCCTGCCGAGCTCAAGCACAGCCTCGCCGACCCGGAGGCGATGGAGAAGGCCGGCAACGACCTGCCCATCGAGCAGGTGGCGAGCCGCTGGATCGTGGCCTCCGACCCGGAGGAGGTGCTGTCCGAGGTCAAGGCGTACATCGACGCCGGTTTCGACCACCTCGTCTTCCACGCCCCCGGCTCGGACCAGACGCGCTTCCTGGAGTCCTTCTCCCGGGACGTGGCGCCCCGCATCCGCGACCTCTGCGCCTGA
- a CDS encoding MmgE/PrpD family protein, with product MPAIADVIGEFAARTTLRDVPDEVLGRARHLALDSVGVAFAAVDQEFTQRARKAAAALGPGDQPVLGLPDRLAPREAALLNAVLVHGLDFDDTHLPAITHVSATALPVSLAAAIQHGRSAEDLLLAYVLGIEISARVGTVAHGGFHATGFHPTGLAGAFGSSVAAAKLAGLPADGIAESQRIVGSMASGILEFLSDGAWTKRLHPGWAATSALTAATFASVGWPGPEEVYEGRYGLYATHLRDTEWDATEALDGLGERWELLATAVKPYPSCHFTHAFADAILVLKESEGFAASDVETVRCLIHETPAAAVCEPIERKRRPQDDYDAKFSLPFIAGACLARDRLTLDEFTPESLADPEILRLAQLVEIADDPDSRFPQAYSAEVEIVLTDGRRLHRREDVNRGHTDRPLSEADIRAKFTGNLGERAQPTMEHVLALGTAGSAAEFAEALRAA from the coding sequence ATGCCTGCCATCGCGGACGTGATCGGCGAATTCGCCGCACGCACCACGCTGCGGGACGTCCCGGACGAGGTCCTGGGGCGCGCACGGCACCTCGCGCTCGATTCGGTCGGAGTCGCGTTCGCCGCGGTGGACCAGGAATTCACCCAGCGGGCCCGCAAGGCCGCCGCCGCGCTCGGACCCGGCGACCAGCCGGTGCTGGGCCTGCCGGACCGGCTCGCGCCGCGCGAGGCCGCGCTGCTCAACGCCGTGCTGGTGCACGGCTTGGACTTCGACGACACCCACCTGCCCGCCATCACGCACGTCTCGGCGACCGCGCTGCCGGTGAGCCTCGCCGCCGCCATCCAGCACGGGCGTTCCGCCGAGGACCTGCTGCTGGCCTACGTGCTCGGCATCGAGATCAGCGCCCGCGTCGGCACCGTCGCCCACGGCGGGTTCCACGCCACCGGGTTCCACCCGACGGGGCTGGCCGGGGCGTTCGGCTCCTCGGTCGCCGCGGCGAAGCTGGCGGGGCTGCCCGCCGATGGCATCGCCGAGTCGCAGCGCATCGTCGGCTCGATGGCCTCCGGCATCCTGGAGTTCCTCTCCGACGGCGCGTGGACGAAGCGCCTGCACCCCGGCTGGGCGGCCACGAGCGCGCTGACCGCCGCCACGTTCGCCTCGGTCGGCTGGCCCGGGCCGGAGGAGGTCTACGAAGGCCGGTACGGGCTCTACGCCACGCATCTGCGCGACACCGAGTGGGACGCCACCGAGGCGCTCGACGGGCTCGGGGAGCGCTGGGAGCTGCTGGCGACCGCGGTCAAGCCGTATCCGAGCTGCCACTTCACCCACGCCTTCGCCGACGCGATCCTGGTGCTCAAGGAATCCGAGGGCTTCGCCGCGAGCGACGTCGAGACGGTGCGCTGCCTGATCCACGAGACCCCGGCCGCCGCCGTGTGCGAGCCGATCGAGCGCAAGCGCCGCCCCCAGGACGACTACGACGCGAAGTTCAGCCTGCCGTTCATCGCGGGGGCCTGCCTGGCCCGCGACCGGCTCACGCTCGACGAGTTCACCCCGGAATCGCTGGCGGACCCGGAGATCCTGCGGCTCGCGCAGCTGGTGGAGATCGCCGACGACCCGGACAGCCGCTTCCCGCAGGCGTACTCCGCGGAGGTCGAGATCGTGCTCACCGACGGCCGCCGCCTGCACCGCCGCGAGGACGTCAACCGCGGCCACACCGACCGGCCACTGTCGGAAGCCGACATCCGCGCCAAGTTCACCGGCAACTTGGGCGAACGCGCCCAGCCGACCATGGAGCACGTGCTCGCGCTCGGCACGGCAGGCAGCGCCGCCGAATTCGCCGAAGCACTGCGCGCTGCCTGA
- a CDS encoding arabinosyltransferase domain-containing protein: protein MREPKPSERALRRIAAVSGLLGVLAALLVPFLPVRYEVTELHWPTAAGTQAVSAPLAAYQPLRLDLDVPCATARSLDARSAEPAVLLSTNPPAAEYGTLTGLRLEVHDGTLRLLSQGQQLGTAPLPAGDCAISVHSDGTATSAEVGGERFAHVPGDARPQLTGIHSDVDGAVDDVRGLSFSAEVDDRYNSHPTPLKIAAMALAVLGCGVALWALHRIDTSAGRIPVRRARGRWRFTGRDAAVTAALLAWWLIGAMTADDGYFLTMARARDDLGYVNDFYRWFSGPVAPMGWFVELQARWVAFSTATPWIRLPALGMGLLSWFLMSRFVLPRLGQRVRRSRAAGWAAAAVFLACWLPYDNGLRPEPVVVVLSLLALCAVEYAVATHRLAPAALGLLIAAFAVGVNPHGMVAALPFLAAAKPLVLLVRRRAERFGWTAVLAPIAASGVLVLVAAFSDQPWQAVVDSAEVRSEIGPSQSWFEELSRYALLFGQSPDGSLTRRFPVLLLALCLATCTAVLLRRGRIRGAALGPSRRLLTVAALYFVALALTPTKHTHHFGVIAAVGGAVAAMTALATSSTVLRSRRNRAVFFAGLMVVLAFAFTGTNAWWYVSGWGVPWFDKPPSIGGYQFSTGILVIAAGALVLALVEHLKLDERTPPVVVEEDRSRGLRLGSAPLSIVCALLMLAELASLAKAIPERWDTYNLATDNVRQLAGASCGLSDSVHVENDPIAGMLAIAPHQPATAVPDAPSEEDESADERLRPVDTGFRPNALPGTKNPDTGQPFWTPPHRFGTDRAPVWGTYGSPTGTGRLRTPWYALPERARSGEVPIVVSAAGTTSGTNSLNAEFGRDTEDGFEVLDSAPLAQDGERHWRDHRVAAPAEATRVRIVARDRALSEDGWMAVSAPRAPRLSVMTDVIGDAPAFVEWPAAMAHPCLNVTTIHHGIADLPRYRISGGGDVRGTGQGWSAPDAGGPFGYLNVATSMTELPTYLRNDMSTDWGSLYAVHPYEPDALPASAAARTRTEDHWGWWSPGPTPNPITLPGDVPDSNDRDDVRPGPG, encoded by the coding sequence ATGCGTGAACCGAAGCCGTCCGAACGAGCGCTGCGGCGGATCGCAGCGGTGTCCGGACTGCTGGGAGTGCTGGCGGCGCTGCTGGTGCCGTTCCTGCCGGTCCGCTACGAGGTCACCGAGCTGCACTGGCCGACGGCCGCCGGAACGCAGGCCGTGTCGGCGCCGCTGGCCGCCTACCAGCCGCTGCGGCTCGACCTGGACGTGCCGTGCGCCACGGCCCGCTCCCTGGACGCGCGCAGCGCCGAACCGGCGGTGCTGCTGAGCACGAATCCGCCCGCGGCGGAGTACGGCACGCTCACCGGCCTGCGGCTGGAAGTGCACGACGGCACCCTGCGCCTGCTCTCGCAGGGCCAGCAGCTCGGCACCGCGCCGCTGCCCGCCGGTGACTGCGCGATCAGCGTGCACTCCGACGGCACGGCCACCAGCGCCGAAGTCGGCGGCGAGCGGTTCGCCCACGTCCCGGGCGACGCGCGGCCGCAGCTGACCGGCATCCATTCCGATGTGGACGGTGCGGTCGACGACGTTCGCGGGCTGTCCTTCTCCGCCGAGGTCGACGACCGCTACAACAGCCACCCCACCCCGCTGAAGATCGCGGCCATGGCGCTCGCCGTGCTCGGCTGCGGGGTCGCGCTGTGGGCGCTGCACCGCATCGACACCTCCGCCGGGCGCATCCCGGTCCGGCGGGCGCGCGGGCGGTGGCGGTTCACCGGGCGCGACGCCGCGGTGACCGCGGCACTGCTGGCGTGGTGGCTGATCGGCGCGATGACCGCCGACGACGGCTACTTCCTCACCATGGCGCGCGCCCGCGACGACCTGGGGTACGTCAACGACTTCTACCGCTGGTTCTCCGGCCCCGTCGCGCCGATGGGCTGGTTCGTCGAACTGCAGGCCCGCTGGGTGGCTTTCTCCACCGCGACGCCGTGGATCCGGTTGCCCGCGCTGGGCATGGGCCTGCTGAGCTGGTTCCTGATGAGCCGGTTCGTGCTGCCCCGGCTCGGGCAGCGCGTCCGGCGCAGCCGCGCCGCCGGGTGGGCCGCGGCGGCGGTGTTCCTGGCCTGCTGGCTGCCCTACGACAACGGGCTGCGGCCGGAGCCGGTCGTGGTCGTGCTCTCGCTGCTCGCGCTGTGCGCCGTGGAGTACGCGGTCGCCACCCACCGGCTCGCTCCCGCCGCGCTCGGGCTGCTCATCGCCGCGTTCGCGGTCGGGGTGAACCCGCACGGCATGGTCGCGGCGCTGCCGTTCCTCGCGGCGGCGAAACCGCTGGTGCTGCTGGTGCGCCGCCGCGCGGAGCGGTTCGGGTGGACCGCGGTGCTCGCCCCGATCGCCGCGTCGGGCGTGCTGGTGCTGGTCGCGGCGTTCTCCGACCAGCCGTGGCAGGCGGTGGTCGACTCGGCCGAGGTGCGCTCGGAGATCGGCCCGTCGCAGTCCTGGTTCGAGGAGCTCAGCCGCTACGCGCTGCTGTTCGGCCAGTCCCCGGACGGTTCGCTCACCCGCCGGTTCCCGGTGCTGCTGCTGGCGCTGTGCCTGGCGACCTGCACGGCGGTGCTGCTGCGCCGCGGCCGGATCCGCGGGGCCGCGCTCGGGCCGAGCAGACGGCTGCTGACCGTCGCGGCGCTGTACTTCGTGGCGCTGGCGCTCACCCCCACCAAGCACACCCACCACTTCGGCGTCATCGCCGCGGTCGGCGGCGCGGTGGCGGCGATGACGGCGCTGGCCACCAGCAGCACCGTGCTGCGCTCCCGGCGCAACCGCGCGGTGTTCTTCGCCGGGCTGATGGTGGTGCTGGCGTTCGCGTTCACCGGCACCAACGCCTGGTGGTACGTCTCCGGATGGGGCGTGCCGTGGTTCGACAAGCCGCCGTCGATCGGCGGGTACCAGTTCAGCACCGGCATCCTGGTGATCGCGGCGGGCGCGCTCGTGCTGGCGCTGGTGGAGCACCTCAAGCTCGACGAGCGCACCCCGCCGGTCGTCGTCGAGGAGGACCGTTCCCGAGGGCTGCGCCTCGGCAGCGCGCCGCTGTCGATCGTGTGCGCGCTGCTGATGCTCGCCGAACTCGCCTCGCTGGCCAAGGCGATCCCCGAGCGCTGGGACACCTACAACCTCGCCACCGACAACGTCCGCCAGCTGGCGGGCGCGAGCTGCGGCCTGTCCGATTCGGTCCACGTCGAGAACGATCCGATCGCCGGGATGCTCGCCATCGCACCGCACCAGCCCGCGACCGCCGTCCCCGACGCACCGTCCGAAGAGGACGAATCGGCCGACGAGCGGCTGCGTCCGGTGGACACCGGTTTCCGGCCGAACGCGCTGCCCGGCACCAAGAATCCCGACACCGGCCAGCCGTTCTGGACCCCGCCGCACCGCTTCGGCACCGACCGCGCCCCGGTGTGGGGGACCTACGGTTCGCCGACCGGCACCGGCCGGTTGCGCACCCCTTGGTACGCCCTGCCGGAGCGGGCGCGCAGCGGTGAGGTGCCGATCGTGGTGAGCGCGGCCGGAACCACCTCCGGCACGAATTCGCTGAACGCCGAGTTCGGCCGGGACACCGAGGACGGCTTCGAGGTCCTCGACAGCGCGCCGCTGGCGCAGGACGGCGAGCGGCACTGGCGCGATCACCGCGTCGCGGCTCCCGCCGAGGCCACGCGGGTGCGCATCGTCGCCCGTGACCGCGCGCTCAGCGAGGACGGCTGGATGGCCGTCAGCGCCCCGCGCGCACCCCGCCTGTCGGTGATGACCGACGTCATCGGCGACGCTCCGGCGTTCGTCGAGTGGCCCGCGGCGATGGCCCACCCCTGCTTGAACGTGACCACGATCCACCACGGCATCGCCGACCTGCCCCGCTACCGGATCTCCGGCGGCGGGGACGTGCGGGGCACCGGCCAGGGCTGGTCCGCGCCGGACGCGGGCGGGCCGTTCGGCTACCTCAACGTGGCCACGAGCATGACCGAGCTGCCGACCTACCTGCGCAACGACATGAGCACCGACTGGGGCTCGCTCTACGCCGTGCACCCGTACGAACCCGACGCGCTGCCCGCCTCCGCCGCCGCACGCACCCGCACCGAGGACCACTGGGGCTGGTGGAGCCCCGGCCCGACGCCGAACCCGATCACCTTGCCCGGCGACGTCCCCGACTCCAACGACCGCGACGACGTCCGCCCCGGACCGGGCTGA
- a CDS encoding TetR/AcrR family transcriptional regulator, which yields MTGETPRPRRFDPERRARIIDAVLGLIADEGVAGTSHRKVATRADVPLGSMTYHFASMDELLREAFSRFTGAVIDRFEVRLAAARGIDEARLAVADIIHEDVFTTRDDVVLTHELYALAAREPAYRELISEWMRRSQEALGRHFAPDIAREIDALIEGLTIHRALGSGGLDRERTLDAIHRLTAVDS from the coding sequence GTGACGGGGGAAACGCCGAGGCCGCGCCGGTTCGACCCGGAACGGCGGGCGCGCATCATCGACGCCGTGCTGGGCCTCATCGCCGACGAAGGCGTCGCAGGCACCTCGCACCGGAAGGTGGCCACCCGCGCCGACGTGCCGCTCGGCTCGATGACCTACCACTTCGCCAGCATGGACGAGTTGCTGCGCGAAGCGTTCTCCCGGTTCACCGGCGCGGTGATCGACCGGTTCGAAGTCCGCTTGGCAGCGGCTCGCGGCATCGACGAGGCGCGGCTGGCCGTGGCCGACATCATCCACGAGGACGTGTTCACCACCCGCGACGACGTCGTGCTCACCCACGAGCTCTACGCCCTGGCGGCCCGCGAACCCGCCTACCGCGAACTGATCAGCGAGTGGATGCGCCGCAGCCAGGAGGCGCTGGGGCGGCACTTCGCCCCCGACATCGCCCGCGAGATCGACGCGCTCATCGAGGGGCTGACGATCCACCGGGCGCTCGGCTCCGGCGGTCTCGACCGCGAACGAACCCTCGACGCCATCCACCGCCTCACTGCGGTCGACTCTTAG
- a CDS encoding MFS transporter: protein MPETAANPSRENRSPAPAGRPLSAARIAGSSLLGTLIEIFDFIIYSFMAALVFGPLFFPGASPWMGTLAALATHAVAFGMRPLGAVLFGKLGDSRGRRTALLTSMLMMGGATVAIGLLPPFAVAGFWAPVLLVACRLLQGLAVGGEWGGAVLVAVEHAEPKRKSLYGAFVQLGTVLGIGLASAVILVVNLWVSEEAFLSWAWRLPFLASALLIVLGLVLRRRLEETPAFLAELAKRESGEKAARPTVRAVFRDNGLALLAGSLMWSAPCSYLYVLMTGLVAYTKQYVPSLTAVSVQFGLLITSVILVGLTLVSAMNADRWGRERLTIGSGVILVLWAFPALWLIDSGGFGAMLLAMLVGTICYAAFNGAVPSLLSELFPVDARYTGAGLCIAFGTAIAGGLLPIGALALVGTFDGSSVPLSLTLVLCGGMTILGVVLSNKVKRHG, encoded by the coding sequence ATGCCTGAAACTGCCGCGAACCCTTCGCGCGAGAACAGATCACCGGCACCGGCCGGGCGGCCCCTGTCGGCGGCCCGGATCGCAGGTTCGTCCCTGCTCGGCACGCTGATCGAGATCTTCGACTTCATCATCTACTCGTTCATGGCGGCCTTGGTGTTCGGCCCGCTGTTCTTCCCCGGCGCCTCGCCGTGGATGGGCACGCTGGCCGCGCTGGCCACGCACGCGGTCGCGTTCGGCATGCGCCCGCTCGGGGCGGTGCTGTTCGGCAAGCTCGGCGACAGCCGGGGCAGGCGCACCGCGCTGCTGACCTCGATGCTGATGATGGGCGGGGCGACCGTCGCCATCGGCCTGCTGCCGCCGTTCGCGGTCGCAGGGTTCTGGGCGCCGGTGCTGCTGGTGGCGTGCCGCCTGCTGCAGGGGCTCGCCGTCGGCGGCGAGTGGGGCGGCGCGGTGCTCGTCGCGGTCGAGCACGCGGAGCCCAAGCGCAAGTCGCTCTACGGCGCGTTCGTGCAGCTGGGCACGGTGCTGGGCATCGGGCTGGCCAGCGCGGTGATCCTCGTCGTGAACCTGTGGGTGAGCGAGGAGGCGTTCCTGTCCTGGGCGTGGCGGCTGCCGTTCCTGGCGAGCGCGCTGCTGATCGTGCTGGGGCTGGTGCTGCGCAGGAGGCTGGAGGAGACCCCGGCGTTCCTGGCGGAACTCGCCAAGCGGGAGAGCGGCGAGAAGGCGGCGCGGCCCACGGTGCGCGCGGTGTTCCGGGACAACGGCCTGGCGCTGCTGGCGGGGTCGCTGATGTGGTCGGCGCCGTGCTCGTACCTGTACGTGCTGATGACGGGACTGGTCGCGTACACCAAGCAGTACGTGCCGTCGCTCACCGCGGTGAGCGTCCAGTTCGGCCTGCTCATCACCTCGGTGATCCTGGTGGGGCTGACGCTGGTGAGCGCGATGAACGCGGACCGGTGGGGCCGGGAACGGCTGACGATCGGGTCCGGCGTGATCCTGGTGCTGTGGGCGTTCCCCGCGCTGTGGCTGATCGACAGCGGTGGTTTCGGCGCGATGCTGCTGGCGATGCTGGTCGGCACGATCTGCTACGCCGCGTTCAACGGCGCGGTGCCCTCGCTGCTCTCGGAGCTGTTCCCGGTCGACGCCCGCTACACCGGGGCCGGCCTGTGCATCGCCTTCGGCACGGCCATCGCGGGCGGCCTGCTGCCGATCGGCGCGCTGGCGCTGGTGGGCACCTTCGACGGCTCCTCGGTTCCGCTGTCGCTGACCCTGGTGCTCTGCGGTGGCATGACGATCCTCGGCGTGGTGCTGTCCAACAAGGTCAAGCGCCACGGCTGA
- a CDS encoding GNAT family N-acetyltransferase has product MDEHASLLAAYDEHLRADAEAVGALGSARRGPLLLLTFSGGRGLVTYRDLGGADAVGVRRLVEEAVAHYRTDPAITEVEWKTRGHDHAPGLHDALLDNGFVPDAPESIMIGATRSLAVDVELPAGVRVRRVTEESDVRAMTEMQHEVFGVPISDEQVDAVHRRLALDDGIQLWAAESAGLIVCAGRLEPVRGTDFAGIWGGATRPEWRGRGIYRALTAARARAALELGKTLINSDSTEFSRPILERSGLREVSTTTPYRHRT; this is encoded by the coding sequence ATGGACGAGCACGCGTCGCTGCTGGCGGCTTATGACGAGCACTTGCGCGCCGATGCGGAGGCGGTCGGCGCGCTCGGCAGCGCGCGGCGCGGGCCGTTGCTGCTGCTGACCTTCAGCGGTGGACGCGGTCTGGTCACCTACCGGGATCTCGGCGGTGCCGACGCGGTCGGGGTCCGGCGGCTGGTCGAGGAAGCGGTGGCGCACTACCGGACCGATCCGGCGATCACCGAGGTGGAGTGGAAGACCCGAGGCCACGACCACGCGCCGGGGCTGCACGATGCCTTGCTGGACAACGGATTCGTCCCCGACGCCCCGGAGTCGATCATGATCGGCGCGACTCGGTCGCTGGCGGTCGACGTGGAACTGCCGGCAGGCGTGCGGGTCCGCCGGGTGACCGAGGAGTCCGACGTCCGGGCGATGACCGAGATGCAGCACGAGGTGTTCGGCGTGCCGATCTCCGATGAGCAGGTCGACGCCGTGCACCGCCGCCTCGCGCTCGACGACGGGATCCAGTTGTGGGCCGCCGAGTCCGCGGGCCTGATCGTCTGCGCCGGTCGGCTGGAACCGGTGCGCGGCACGGACTTCGCCGGGATCTGGGGCGGCGCGACCCGTCCGGAATGGCGCGGGAGGGGGATCTACCGCGCGTTGACGGCCGCGCGGGCGCGGGCGGCCCTGGAGCTGGGGAAGACGCTGATCAACAGCGACTCCACAGAGTTCTCCCGCCCGATCCTCGAACGCTCCGGTCTCCGCGAGGTCTCCACCACGACCCCCTACCGCCACCGGACCTGA
- a CDS encoding MFS transporter — MTEHKGSGAPTARTGTRARRRALLLIFFLVGVGLASWVTRTPAIRDALAASTGEMGLVLFGLSIGSMTGILAAGPLVRRSGTKPVIAVSTGFVVAGLAVLGGFTALGAAPGAFAGLLLFGLGMGCSDVALNIEGAEVERLAARPLLPLLHGTYSAGTVLGSLLGLAFAHAGIGVGAHLAGVAVLGAAATAVAAPALPAGFGQERGATGRGIGVAARQQIALWSQPRIALIGCVVLGMALAEGSANDWLPLLMVDAHGFDPVLGALLFTAFAAAMTAGRFAGSGLVRRFGRAPVVRAGALCAGIGIALVIFTGSPAVAVAGVVLWGLGTSLGFPLAISAAGDGDGDSTARVSAVATAGYLAFLVGPPMLGFLGDHFGLRYAMIVVLVLVGCAAATASAVRAPARDANGEAMTDA, encoded by the coding sequence ATGACCGAACACAAGGGAAGCGGCGCGCCCACGGCCCGCACCGGCACGCGCGCTCGACGCCGAGCGCTGCTGCTGATCTTCTTCCTGGTCGGCGTCGGGCTGGCCTCCTGGGTCACCCGCACCCCCGCCATCAGGGACGCGCTCGCCGCCTCGACCGGCGAGATGGGCCTGGTGCTGTTCGGACTCTCGATCGGGTCGATGACCGGCATCCTCGCCGCGGGCCCGCTGGTGCGGCGCAGCGGCACCAAACCCGTGATCGCCGTGAGCACGGGTTTCGTGGTCGCGGGACTCGCGGTGCTCGGCGGGTTCACCGCGCTCGGCGCCGCCCCCGGCGCGTTCGCGGGCCTGCTGCTGTTCGGACTCGGCATGGGTTGCTCCGACGTCGCCCTGAACATCGAAGGGGCCGAAGTCGAACGGCTCGCCGCTCGACCGCTGCTGCCGCTGCTGCACGGCACCTACAGCGCCGGGACCGTTCTGGGCTCGCTGCTCGGATTGGCCTTCGCCCACGCCGGAATCGGCGTCGGAGCGCACCTCGCGGGCGTCGCCGTGCTCGGCGCCGCGGCCACCGCGGTCGCCGCGCCCGCGCTGCCCGCCGGGTTCGGGCAGGAGCGCGGCGCGACGGGGCGCGGGATCGGCGTGGCCGCCCGCCAGCAGATCGCCCTGTGGTCGCAACCGCGGATCGCGCTCATCGGCTGCGTCGTGCTGGGCATGGCGCTGGCCGAGGGCTCCGCGAACGACTGGCTCCCGCTGCTCATGGTCGACGCGCACGGCTTCGACCCCGTGCTGGGCGCCTTGCTGTTCACCGCGTTCGCCGCCGCGATGACCGCGGGCCGGTTCGCCGGTTCCGGGCTGGTGCGCCGCTTCGGGCGGGCGCCGGTCGTGCGCGCCGGCGCGCTGTGCGCGGGGATCGGCATCGCCCTGGTGATCTTCACGGGGTCGCCCGCGGTCGCGGTCGCCGGCGTGGTGCTCTGGGGGCTCGGCACCTCGCTGGGATTCCCGCTGGCGATCTCCGCCGCCGGGGACGGCGACGGTGACTCGACGGCCAGGGTGAGCGCGGTCGCGACGGCCGGATATCTTGCCTTCCTGGTGGGTCCGCCGATGCTCGGCTTCCTCGGTGACCACTTCGGACTCCGGTACGCGATGATCGTCGTGCTGGTGCTCGTCGGATGCGCGGCGGCCACGGCGTCCGCGGTGCGGGCCCCCGCACGGGACGCGAACGGAGAGGCGATGACCGATGCGTGA